One genomic window of Ammospiza nelsoni isolate bAmmNel1 chromosome 4, bAmmNel1.pri, whole genome shotgun sequence includes the following:
- the RASL11B gene encoding ras-like protein family member 11B, translated as MRLTQSMCTIAECAPGGDGPATARPRLVKIAVVGGSGVGKTALVVRFLTRRFIGDYERNAGNLYSRHIQVDGEMLAIQVQDTPGVQIHEHSLDCNEQLNRCIRWADALVIVFSITDYKSFELLSHLYHHVRQLHPGNLLPVVIVANKADLLHIKEVEPQQGLQLANMLGCTFYEVSVSENYNNVFNAFHLLCKEVNKQQITSTPERRRTSLIPRPKSPNMQDLKRRFKQALSAKVRTVTSV; from the exons ATGCGCCTGACGCAGAGCATGTGCACCATCGCTGAGTGCGCGCCCGGCGGCGACGGCCCCGCcaccgcccggccccgcctcgTCAAGATCGCGGTGGTGGGGGGCAGCGGCGTGGGCAAGACAG CGCTCGTGGTGCGGTTCCTCACCCGGCGGTTCATCGGCGACTACGAGCGGAACGCAG GTAATCTCTACAGCAGGCACATCCAGGTAGATGGAGAGATGTTGGCCATCCAAGTGCAAGATACTCCAGGAGTTCAG ATCCATGAACACAGTCTGGATTGTAATGAGCAGCTGAACAGATGCATTCGCTGGGCAGATGCCCTGGTGATTGTCTTCTCCATCACTGACTATAAGAGCTTTGAACTACTCAGTCACCTTTACCATCATGTTCGACAGCTGCACCCAGGGAACCTGCTCCCTGTTGTCATTGTGGCAAACAAAGCTGATCTCTTGCATATCAAAGAGGTGGAGCCTCAGCAGGGACTTCAGCTGGCCAATATGCTGGGCTGTACTTTCTATGAAGTATCGGTCAGTGAAAACTATAATAACGTCTTCAATGCCTTCCATCTCCTCTGTAAAGAAGTCAATAAACAGCAAATAACCAGCACCCCTGAGAGGAGGAGAACCTCTCTTATTCCACGGCCAAAATCACCCAACATGCAGGATCTGAAGAGAAGGTTTAAGCAAGCTTTGTCTGCCAAAGTGAGGACTGTCACTTCTGTTTGA